In Arsenophonus sp. aPb, one DNA window encodes the following:
- the oxyR gene encoding DNA-binding transcriptional regulator OxyR: MNIRDLEYLVALAEHKHFRRAADACHVSQPTLSGQIRKLEDDLGVMLLERTSRKVLFTQQGLLLVEQARTVLREVKILQEMASLQGESMSGPLHIGLIPTIGPYLLPHIIPELHRLFPKLEMYLHEAQTHHLLAQLNNGKLDCAILAQVKETEAFIEIPLYEEPMRLAIYEGHPWFNRKEIEMQELVGQKLLMLEDGHCLRDQAMGYCFQVGAKDDTHFRATSLETLRNMVAAGSGITLLPDLSVPKEIKRDGVYYLDCINPVPSRSIVLVYRPGSPLRSCHEQFAEAIRKQMQRYYSKN; encoded by the coding sequence ATGAATATTCGTGATTTGGAGTACCTTGTAGCATTAGCTGAGCATAAACATTTTCGGCGTGCTGCAGATGCCTGCCATGTTAGTCAACCGACCCTAAGTGGTCAAATTCGTAAATTGGAAGACGATTTAGGTGTTATGTTACTAGAGCGAACAAGCCGAAAGGTTTTGTTTACTCAGCAGGGATTATTATTAGTTGAACAAGCTAGAACAGTACTGCGAGAAGTTAAAATATTGCAGGAAATGGCTTCCTTACAAGGTGAAAGCATGTCAGGTCCGTTACACATAGGATTAATTCCTACCATTGGCCCTTATCTTTTGCCTCACATCATTCCAGAATTACACCGTTTATTTCCTAAACTGGAGATGTATTTACATGAAGCACAGACACACCATCTGTTAGCGCAATTAAATAATGGTAAACTGGATTGTGCAATATTAGCGCAAGTGAAAGAGACTGAAGCTTTTATTGAAATTCCTCTCTATGAGGAACCTATGCGATTAGCCATTTATGAAGGGCATCCGTGGTTCAATCGTAAGGAAATTGAGATGCAAGAGCTTGTTGGGCAGAAATTACTCATGTTGGAGGATGGTCACTGTTTACGTGATCAAGCGATGGGATATTGTTTTCAGGTTGGAGCCAAAGATGATACCCACTTTCGAGCCACCAGTTTGGAAACATTACGTAACATGGTGGCAGCCGGCAGTGGTATAACACTTTTGCCAGATTTATCGGTGCCGAAAGAGATAAAACGTGATGGCGTCTATTATCTTGATTGTATTAACCCTGTTCCTTCACGTTCGATTGTTTTAGTTTATCGCCCTGGTTCACCGCTTAGAAGTTGTCATGAACAATTTGCTGAGGCAATACGTAAACAAATGCAGCGATACTATAGTAAAAATTAA
- the sthA gene encoding Si-specific NAD(P)(+) transhydrogenase: protein MPQIQFDTIVIGSGPGGEGAAMGLVKQGKKVAVIERYNKIGGGCTHWGTIPSKALRHAVSRIIEFNQNPLYSDKSRLLRSSFSDILKQAETVINQQTHMRQGFYERNGCNMFAGEASFIDEHTVKVLYNDGTDDTLYAEKIIIATGSRPYCPPDVDFQHSRIYNSDSILTLNHEPRHVIIYGAGVIGCEYASIFRGLGVKVDLINTRDHLLSFLDQEMSDALSYHFWNNGVVIRHNEEYEKIEGTDDGVIIHLKSGKKVKADCLLYANGRTGNTDNLNLENIAIPIDNRGLIKVDATYRTHNENIYAVGDVIGYPSLASAAYDQGRLAARAITTGHGDTHLIEDIPTGIYTIPEISSVGKTEQQLTAMKIPYEVGRAQFKHLARAQIAGMNVGSLKILFHRETLKILGIHCFGERAAEIIHIGQAIMEQKGEGNTIEYFVNTTFNYPTMAEAFRVAALNGLNRLF, encoded by the coding sequence ATGCCACAGATTCAATTTGATACTATCGTTATTGGTTCCGGCCCCGGGGGAGAAGGCGCAGCAATGGGGTTGGTAAAACAAGGGAAAAAAGTTGCCGTCATTGAACGTTATAATAAAATTGGTGGTGGTTGTACCCACTGGGGAACCATTCCCTCTAAAGCACTTCGGCATGCAGTCAGCCGAATTATCGAATTTAATCAAAATCCATTATATAGCGATAAGTCCCGACTTTTACGCTCTTCTTTCTCCGACATTCTTAAACAAGCCGAAACCGTAATCAATCAACAAACACATATGCGACAAGGATTTTACGAACGGAATGGTTGTAATATGTTTGCTGGTGAAGCCTCTTTCATTGACGAACATACCGTAAAAGTTCTTTATAATGATGGTACTGACGATACGCTATATGCTGAAAAAATTATTATCGCAACCGGCTCTCGTCCTTATTGTCCACCCGATGTCGATTTTCAGCATTCACGCATTTACAATAGCGATTCGATTTTAACACTCAATCATGAACCCCGTCATGTTATTATTTATGGTGCAGGGGTAATTGGCTGTGAATATGCTTCAATTTTTAGAGGGTTAGGGGTAAAAGTTGATCTTATTAATACTCGTGATCACCTTCTCTCGTTTCTAGACCAAGAAATGTCAGATGCTTTATCATACCATTTTTGGAATAATGGTGTTGTTATTCGCCATAATGAAGAATATGAAAAAATCGAAGGAACAGATGATGGCGTAATTATTCATCTGAAATCAGGTAAAAAAGTCAAAGCCGATTGTCTATTATATGCTAATGGCCGTACAGGAAATACCGATAATCTAAATTTAGAAAATATCGCTATTCCTATTGATAATCGAGGTCTGATTAAAGTTGACGCTACCTATCGTACTCATAATGAAAATATCTATGCTGTCGGCGATGTTATTGGTTATCCCAGTTTAGCTTCAGCAGCTTATGATCAAGGTCGTCTCGCAGCCCGTGCAATAACAACAGGTCACGGTGATACCCATTTAATTGAGGATATTCCAACCGGGATCTACACCATTCCTGAAATCAGTTCTGTCGGTAAAACCGAACAACAATTGACTGCCATGAAAATTCCTTATGAAGTCGGGCGCGCCCAATTTAAACACTTAGCCAGAGCACAGATAGCAGGGATGAATGTAGGCAGTTTAAAAATTCTATTTCATCGCGAAACATTAAAGATTTTAGGTATTCACTGCTTCGGGGAGCGTGCAGCAGAAATTATTCATATTGGACAGGCAATTATGGAGCAAAAAGGTGAAGGTAATACTATTGAATATTTCGTTAATACTACCTTCAATTATCCAACTATGGCAGAAGCATTTCGGGTTGCTGCGCTAAATGGATTGAACCGTCTGTTTTAA
- the fabR gene encoding HTH-type transcriptional repressor FabR, protein MTGIRAKQKEKTRRSLIEAAFSQLSAERSFTSLSLREVAREAGIAPTSFYRHFRDVDELGLTMVDESGLMLRQLMRQARQRIAKGGSVIRTSVATFMEFIGNNPNAFRLLLRERSGTSAEFRAAVAREIQHFIAELADYLQQESSMPRYFTEIQAEAMVTIVFSAGAEALDIEQEKRQLLEERLVLQLRMIARGAYYWYRREQEKHNIKL, encoded by the coding sequence ATTACAGGCATTAGAGCAAAGCAGAAAGAAAAAACGCGTCGTTCTCTGATAGAAGCGGCTTTTAGTCAATTGAGTGCTGAGCGTAGCTTTACTAGTCTCAGCTTACGTGAAGTTGCGCGAGAAGCAGGTATTGCACCCACTTCTTTTTATCGACATTTTCGTGATGTTGATGAATTAGGATTGACCATGGTTGATGAAAGCGGGCTCATGCTCCGTCAATTAATGCGTCAAGCTCGACAGCGAATTGCAAAAGGTGGTAGTGTCATTCGAACATCTGTTGCTACTTTTATGGAATTTATTGGTAATAATCCGAATGCCTTTCGGTTATTGCTGCGTGAACGTTCAGGCACATCGGCTGAGTTTCGTGCTGCAGTTGCCAGAGAAATTCAGCATTTTATTGCTGAATTGGCCGATTACTTGCAACAGGAAAGTAGTATGCCTCGATATTTTACTGAAATACAAGCAGAAGCCATGGTTACTATTGTATTTAGTGCGGGGGCTGAAGCATTAGATATTGAGCAGGAAAAAAGGCAACTTTTGGAAGAGCGGTTAGTTTTACAACTTAGAATGATCGCTAGAGGCGCCTATTATTGGTATCGTCGCGAACAGGAAAAACATAATATCAAATTATAA